The window TGCTCTTGCGACCAACGTGCCCTGGACTGGGCCTCGATCAGTTATCGGCGAAATGGCAAAACGTCTTTCCTTCGAGGCGACTACGTGATGATTAGCTCGGAGTGGCGGCACTGCTAGCACTTCAAGGCTGCACAAATTCTATCGCCATTCGCGCGGGCGTGGAACGTATCGGAGAACGCCATCGCCTCTAGATTACGGGCATTTGAGCGGCCACGAGTTCACGTTTAAGCTCTTTTTTCCATCCCCCCTCATCGTCCATGCGGATGTAAACTATGCCGTCGAAATCTGACGGCGTTTCGAGGCCAGGCGTAATCAGCGCGCACACCTTCGCCTGACCGAGATGCGCCAAGAAATAGCCTAATTCCAAAATCACGTTTTGCCGAGCGCGTGGCCGGAGACCTCCTCCCTTCGCGCTTCCCACGTCGTCATCGGTCATCAGTATTACTGCGAAAGTCACCAACTCTGCTTCTTCGATAAACTTGGTGAGAAGATGGCGCCCCATGTTGGGTTGGTCATGAAGAACAATCCCCACCAACCCTAGGCCTTTCAGAAAAGAGACAACTGCGGTGCGGGCGGTCTCGTTCTGACCGTGAACTACAAAGACGCGATTCGGCGAGCGACCGGAAGAGTTGGTATCGCTGGCTGAGCTGCCTGCCTCCGCGCCTTCATTCAAAGTCGGCCAGGTCTTTATTGCGACGTCACTTCTTGTCGCGGAGACCCGCTTCATAAGATATGCAGAGAACAGCGACCTTTCTGCTGTCATCGCCGCTGGATTATCGATCGCAAAGCGAACGATAGCGTTTGCTCGATCGCGTCGCCCGCCTAAATCCCGTCCAGCAGAAAGTCCTGGCACACCCGCTTCCAGTAACATGTTATCAATCTGAGCATGGCTCCATTCTGAGATCACGTCTTTGGCTGCAAGAAGCGATGCTCGGGTGGGGGCGGGAAGAGGCTTTTTTTCGAAAAGGCTGATATCGGAGGTTTTAAACTCGTGGCCGGCTTCGCCAAGAACTGAGAATAGATCTCTTTCCTTTATTGCCCAGTGGCTTCGACTGAACTCAAACTGTTCGATATCCAGCTCGTCCCGCGATCGCCATATGTCATCGTTCAGGATCGGGGCCGTGCTTGGACATAGGCTGAATTTAACCTGAATGTCCCTGCCTGGGTTAAGGTCCAAGATACGGGCTATACGCACCAACCCTTCGCCGCGCCCCTCATTCATCAGCACGCACGGCCACGACTTAATGCAATCGATGGCCTCCACCGATAGCAACTGGAGTTGTTGTCCGATGGACTCGGACGTGTATTCTAGGAAGCGACTTCTGTCGAATCGCACAGTTCCCTCATCCCAGTCCTGAAACTGATGCGAAACAAGCAGGCTATACACAGCGGATAGCTCCATCATCAATGTGCCGGTGGCTTCACTGACCCATGTCTATCGTGGCGAGAAGCATTGAGCAAGGGCTTCTTCAGGGCTGCGGCCTTCTGTTCGAACCGATCAACTAATCGTGCGCTCCCAGAATTATCATACGTGATCTATAAGTTCCTCGCGTCGAGCTAAGTTCTTCAAAATTACTGCCGAGCTGTCGTCGCTTCCGCAGTGTGTCGCCGTTAATCCATATTCGCCGAGCGTTGGAGAATTAATCTTGCGACATCGATTGGATCGCGACTACCAATCCAAATGTAACCATCGATCGAGAACAAGCCTGGAAGGGGCGCTGCGCTGTCGAACCGAAATAACATCATGGTCTCGGATTTGCGTTGCTTTATGAGGTCACGGATTGCACGCCATTCGAGGCCGCACCACTCCTTGCTCTCATATTCAGTGGAGAGGAACACGACGATTAGGTCGGCGTGATTGTGATAGAGGTCTTGTAGATAAGTATCTAGATCAATACGTGCGAAATTAGCTTCGTGATATTTGTCGTAAAGAACCCGTTCTCGCCCAGCGACAGTAGCAAGACAGGCGGCGACTTGATCTACAAAGGCACGATGTTCGCCGGCGAAGGATAATGCAATTTGGAATTTCTTCGCGGTCTTCCCAAGATCCGACAAGTGTCGCTCAGCCACATGTAGATTATCCTGCGCGCCTATAGTAATTCCAAAATCGCCGTAATCGATCTCAGCAGCTTTCAGCCGCGAAATTATTTCGTCCAATCGCGAAAGGTACCCCCAGCGCACCAGGACGGGCGCATACCATCTAGTTTGCCCTTCATCGTGTATGACGCGCCGGGGAATGCTGTATAAGCTCATGGAATTGACGC is drawn from Pirellulales bacterium and contains these coding sequences:
- a CDS encoding nucleotide-binding protein; translation: MYSLLVSHQFQDWDEGTVRFDRSRFLEYTSESIGQQLQLLSVEAIDCIKSWPCVLMNEGRGEGLVRIARILDLNPGRDIQVKFSLCPSTAPILNDDIWRSRDELDIEQFEFSRSHWAIKERDLFSVLGEAGHEFKTSDISLFEKKPLPAPTRASLLAAKDVISEWSHAQIDNMLLEAGVPGLSAGRDLGGRRDRANAIVRFAIDNPAAMTAERSLFSAYLMKRVSATRSDVAIKTWPTLNEGAEAGSSASDTNSSGRSPNRVFVVHGQNETARTAVVSFLKGLGLVGIVLHDQPNMGRHLLTKFIEEAELVTFAVILMTDDDVGSAKGGGLRPRARQNVILELGYFLAHLGQAKVCALITPGLETPSDFDGIVYIRMDDEGGWKKELKRELVAAQMPVI
- a CDS encoding TIR domain-containing protein, which produces MSLYSIPRRVIHDEGQTRWYAPVLVRWGYLSRLDEIISRLKAAEIDYGDFGITIGAQDNLHVAERHLSDLGKTAKKFQIALSFAGEHRAFVDQVAACLATVAGRERVLYDKYHEANFARIDLDTYLQDLYHNHADLIVVFLSTEYESKEWCGLEWRAIRDLIKQRKSETMMLFRFDSAAPLPGLFSIDGYIWIGSRDPIDVARLILQRSANMD